In one window of Oryza sativa Japonica Group chromosome 9, ASM3414082v1 DNA:
- the LOC4347932 gene encoding uncharacterized protein isoform X3 — MMLIYLSAAGEVGSSGFCPDTNEMVVSSLNKFDISNTSTINVNEDNGPRLWLGCREGEGSNCIYPCDLIPFTRRPLFLVIDSNASYSFKSIHGFEKGETTAMLLSPSCRSSSAGFSGDSVRQIGSQFTMFLTAPLQAFCHLIGNNGVDIDRDTYNKAEELLSLSLNEWATTLVASSSLHPVWVEVLGDPLLRRLLLRFIFCRAAHSIFKPTYHKVDFLPTCTPPLPESVDAESMLSQCCLLRVASFFGATNQFSFSEVTTWPEVDVEEAAVVNPSI, encoded by the exons ATGATGTTAATATACCTTTCAGCTGCAG GCGAGGTGGGATCTTCTGGATTTTGCCCTGATACAAATGAGATGGTTGTGAGCAGCTTGAATAAGTTTGATATATCTAATACTAGTACCATCAATGTAAATGAAGACAATGGACCTCGTCTATGGCTAGGCTGCCGTGAAGGTGAAG GTTCAAACTGTATATACCCTTGTGATCTGATTCCATTTACAAGAAGACCACTCTTTTTGGTGATCGACAGCAATGCCAGCTATTCATTCAAG TCAATTCATGGGTTTGAAAAAGGGGAGACAACGGCCATGTTACTTTCTCCAAGTTGCCGATCTTCCTCGGCAGGATTCAGTGGGGATTCTGTACGGCAGATTGGCAGTCAATTTACTATGTTTCTCACAGCTCCATTGCAAGCTTTCTGCCATCTGATTGGCAATAATGGGGTCGACATTGATAGG GATACCTATAACAAAGCTGAAGAGTTACTATCATTGTCCTTAAATGAATGGGCCACTACTTTGGTTGCATCATCTTCACTTCATCCTGTTTGGGTTGAAGTTTTAGGCGATCCACTCTTGAGGCGGCTTCTTCTCAG GTTTATATTCTGCAGAGCTGCGCATTCGATCTTCAAACCTACGTACCATAAGGTGGACTTCCTCCCAACTTGCACACCTCCTTTGCCAGAGTCGGTTGATGCAGAGAGCATGCTTTCCCAATGCTGCCTGTTGCGAGTTGCATCTTTCTTTGGCGCCACCAACCAATTCTCATTTTCTGAGGTAACCACATGGCCTGAGGTTGATGTTGAGGAGGCTGCTGTCGTCAACCCCTCGATCTAG